From Anopheles funestus chromosome 3RL, idAnoFuneDA-416_04, whole genome shotgun sequence, a single genomic window includes:
- the LOC125772423 gene encoding ovochymase-2-like — MVSVSVRLVIGLTVLQTAVPQCEVVSTNPAECGMRNSSDGWPFHVGLYRTEHNESLYFCGGTIVTSSLVIVSAHCVKPYRSEILTVHYGVSDLTQRDHTHWCRVETVIIHPDYRAPAFSDDIALLQLKDVIPFGTLARPICLWPEQVQETESQGGDDLTGTRGTSVGWGIGAHNVYTSVLQSAITVVLRQSRCMEVFTEKLFEYNDFFCAGKWSRITPVCSGSGGSGFYVEHKDRFYLRGMTTFGIAPKGYYQCGVNTLTGLLNVVKYTGWIRDRIQELEPQQTTMAKSKISDTSENENQNPDPTTT; from the exons ATGGTGAGCGTTAGTGTACGGCTGGTGATCGGTCTCACTGTTTTGCAGACTGCCGTACCACAGTGTGAGGTTGTGAGCACAAATCCTGCAGAATGTGGAATGCGCAATTCATCCGATGGTTGGCCATTTCATGTTGGGCTGTATCGGACGGAGCATAACGAAAGTCTTTACTTTTGTGgcggtacgatcgtaactagCTCACTGGTGATCGTTTCGGCGCACTGTGTAAAACCTTATCGGAGTGAGATCCTTACGGTGCACTATGGTGTTAGTGATTTAACCCAGCGGGATCATACCCATTGGTGCCGTGTGGAAACTGTTATCATTCATCCCGATTATCGGGCGCCTGCTTTTAGTGACGATATAGCTTTACTGCAGTTGAAGGATGTAATTCCATTTGGGACACTAGCGCGTCCGATCTGTCTTTGGCCGGAACAGGTTCAGGAAACGGAATCACAAGGAGGAGACGATCTTACGGGTACACGTGGTACCAGCGTAGGGTGGGGCATTGGAGCACACAATGTTTACACGAGTGTGTTGCAAAGCGCCATCACGGTAGTGCTACGACAAAGCCGCTGCATGGAAGTGTTCACTGAAAAGTTGTTCGAATATAATGATTTCTTTTGTGCTGGTAAGTGGTCAAGGA TAACGCCTGTGTGCAGTGGTAGCGGCGGTAGCGGGTTCtacgttgagcataaggatcGTTTCTATCTGCGTGGGATGACAACGTTTGGCATTGCACCGAAGGGTTACTATCAGTGTGGAGTTAACACGTTGACGGGGTTGCTTAATGTGGTCAAGTATACCGGTTGGATACGGGATCGCATACAGGAGCTTGAGCCTCAACAGACAACAATGGCGAAAAGTAAGATTTCAGATACATccgaaaatgaaaatcaaaaccCCGATCCTACTACCACCTGA